The Niallia alba genome includes a window with the following:
- the rpsO gene encoding 30S ribosomal protein S15: MAITQERKNELINEYKTHENDTGSPEVQIAVLTESINNLNEHLRTHKKDHHSRRGLLKMVGRRRNLLTYLRNKDVQRYRVLINKLGLRR, from the coding sequence ATGGCAATCACTCAAGAACGTAAAAACGAACTTATCAATGAGTACAAAACGCATGAGAACGATACTGGATCTCCAGAAGTTCAAATCGCTGTCCTTACTGAGTCAATCAATAACTTGAATGAACATTTACGTACGCATAAAAAGGATCATCACTCACGTCGTGGTCTTTTGAAAATGGTAGGTAGACGTCGTAATCTTTTAACTTACCTACGTAATAAAGACGTTCAACGTTACCGTGTTTTAATTAACAAACTTGGTCTACGTAGATAG
- the pnp gene encoding polyribonucleotide nucleotidyltransferase: MGQDKHVYSIDWAGRKLTVEIGQLAKQANGAVLVRYGDTAVLSTATASKEPKNLDFFPLTVNYEERLYAVGKIPGGFIKREGRPSERAILASRLIDRPIRPLFADGFRNEVQVVSLVMSVDQDCTSEMAAMFGSSLALSVSDIPFGGPIAGVYVGRIDGEFVINPTVEQAEKSDINLAVAGTKDAINMVEAGADEVPEEVMLEAIVFGHDEIKRLIAFQEKIAEEIGKEKMEVVLYELDKDIEADVRALCENEMLNAIRVQEKHAREAAIKEVKNSVIAKYEAEETEDEELKQVKAILDKLVKNEVRRLITEDKVRPDGRGLEEIRPLSSEVHLLPRTHGSGLFTRGQTQALSICTLGALGDVQILDGLGVEEEKRFMHHYNFPNFSVGETGPMRGPGRREIGHGALGERALEPIIPSEKDFPYTIRLVSEVLESNGSTSQASICASTLAMMDAGVPIKAPVAGIAMGLIKSGEHYSILTDIQGMEDHLGDMDFKVAGTSKGVTALQMDIKIDGLSREILEEALQQAKIGRMQILDSMMATINTPRESLSSYAPKILMMSINPDKIRDVIGPSGKQINKIIEETGVKIDIEQDGTVFISSVDDEMNNKAKQIIEDIVREVVVGQMYLGKVKRIEKFGAFVEIFNGKDGLVHISELAEERIGKVEDVVAIGDEIFVKVTEIDKQGRVNLSRKAVLKEQKEQAENAKN; encoded by the coding sequence ATGGGACAAGATAAGCATGTCTATTCCATTGACTGGGCTGGAAGAAAGCTTACAGTCGAAATTGGACAATTAGCAAAACAAGCAAATGGTGCAGTGCTCGTACGATATGGTGATACTGCTGTATTAAGCACAGCTACTGCTTCAAAAGAACCGAAAAACTTAGACTTCTTTCCATTAACAGTAAACTATGAAGAACGCCTATATGCAGTTGGTAAGATCCCAGGCGGTTTCATTAAAAGAGAAGGACGTCCAAGTGAAAGAGCCATTCTTGCAAGTCGTTTAATCGATAGACCAATTCGACCATTATTTGCTGATGGCTTCCGTAATGAAGTTCAAGTAGTCAGCTTAGTAATGAGTGTGGATCAAGATTGTACATCTGAAATGGCAGCAATGTTTGGATCATCTCTAGCATTATCTGTTTCCGATATTCCATTTGGTGGACCAATCGCTGGAGTATATGTAGGAAGAATCGATGGCGAATTTGTTATCAATCCAACAGTAGAGCAAGCAGAAAAAAGTGATATTAACCTTGCTGTTGCAGGAACAAAGGATGCAATCAACATGGTTGAAGCTGGTGCAGATGAAGTACCAGAGGAAGTAATGCTTGAAGCAATTGTGTTTGGTCATGATGAGATTAAACGCTTAATCGCATTCCAAGAAAAAATTGCTGAAGAGATTGGCAAAGAGAAAATGGAAGTTGTACTATACGAATTGGATAAAGACATCGAAGCAGATGTGCGCGCACTATGTGAAAACGAAATGCTAAATGCGATTCGTGTACAAGAAAAGCATGCTCGTGAAGCAGCTATTAAAGAAGTAAAAAATTCTGTTATTGCGAAGTATGAAGCAGAAGAAACAGAAGATGAAGAATTAAAGCAAGTGAAAGCAATTTTAGATAAATTAGTGAAAAATGAAGTTCGTCGTTTAATTACAGAAGATAAAGTTCGCCCAGACGGACGTGGATTAGAAGAAATTCGCCCACTATCTTCTGAAGTTCATTTATTACCAAGAACACATGGTTCTGGTCTGTTCACTCGTGGACAAACGCAAGCTTTGAGTATTTGTACATTAGGCGCTTTAGGGGATGTACAAATATTGGACGGTCTTGGTGTAGAAGAAGAAAAACGTTTCATGCATCACTATAATTTCCCTAACTTCAGTGTTGGTGAAACAGGACCAATGCGTGGACCTGGACGAAGAGAAATCGGTCATGGTGCATTAGGGGAAAGAGCATTAGAACCGATCATTCCTTCTGAAAAAGACTTCCCATATACAATTCGTCTTGTATCAGAAGTATTAGAATCCAATGGTTCTACATCACAGGCGAGTATTTGTGCAAGTACACTTGCAATGATGGATGCTGGGGTGCCAATTAAAGCACCAGTTGCTGGTATTGCAATGGGTCTGATTAAATCTGGTGAACATTACAGTATTTTAACAGACATTCAAGGAATGGAAGATCATTTAGGAGATATGGACTTTAAAGTAGCTGGTACTTCTAAAGGGGTAACAGCACTTCAAATGGACATTAAAATTGATGGATTATCTCGTGAAATTTTAGAAGAGGCACTACAACAAGCAAAAATTGGTCGTATGCAAATTTTAGATTCCATGATGGCAACAATTAATACACCTAGAGAATCTTTATCTTCTTATGCACCAAAAATCTTAATGATGTCTATTAACCCAGACAAAATTCGTGATGTTATTGGACCAAGCGGAAAACAAATCAATAAAATCATTGAAGAAACTGGCGTGAAAATTGATATTGAGCAAGATGGTACAGTGTTCATTTCTTCCGTTGATGATGAAATGAATAACAAAGCAAAACAAATTATTGAAGATATTGTTCGTGAAGTAGTTGTCGGACAAATGTACCTTGGTAAAGTAAAACGAATCGAGAAATTCGGTGCATTCGTTGAAATCTTCAACGGAAAAGATGGACTTGTTCATATTTCTGAACTTGCTGAAGAAAGAATTGGCAAAGTAGAAGACGTTGTAGCCATCGGTGATGAAATCTTTGTGAAAGTAACAGAAATCGATAAACAAGGAAGAGTTAACCTATCACGCAAAGCGGTTTTAAAAGAACAAAAAGAGCAAGCAGAGAATGCTAAAAACTAA
- a CDS encoding polysaccharide deacetylase family protein, which produces MKKLVPLVGILVISWFLVNNPLADSYVSTLQENSVAVTTNNSLYTTISEKAKDYEKKPIDAKLDPVWKAIPGLNGLKVDVDASYKNMKKEGKFDEQKLVFKQVKPDITLNDLPPAPVYKGNPDKEMVSFIINVAWGNEFLPDILATLKKHHVKASFFLEGRWVQKNPDLAKMIAEAGHELGNHSYTHPDMSKISSSKIHEEIVKTNDVIEATTGEQVTLLAPPSGYFNNEVVKIADQQNLKTVIWSVDTIDWQKPSPDTLLQRVLGKIHNGALILMHPTEVTTNSLERLIIEIDKKGYKIDTVSDMLSEERESFNTKK; this is translated from the coding sequence ATGAAGAAATTAGTTCCATTAGTAGGGATTCTTGTTATCTCTTGGTTTTTAGTTAATAATCCTTTAGCTGATTCATATGTTAGTACTTTACAAGAAAATTCGGTTGCGGTCACAACAAATAATTCCTTATACACAACGATTAGTGAAAAAGCGAAAGACTATGAGAAGAAACCGATTGATGCAAAATTAGATCCTGTATGGAAAGCAATTCCTGGCTTAAATGGGCTAAAAGTCGATGTGGATGCCTCTTACAAGAATATGAAAAAAGAGGGGAAATTCGATGAACAAAAATTAGTCTTTAAGCAAGTGAAACCAGATATTACATTAAATGATTTACCACCTGCTCCTGTATATAAAGGAAATCCAGATAAAGAAATGGTAAGCTTTATTATAAATGTAGCATGGGGGAACGAATTTTTACCTGATATATTAGCAACTTTGAAAAAGCATCATGTCAAAGCCAGCTTTTTCTTAGAGGGCAGATGGGTCCAGAAAAACCCAGACCTTGCAAAAATGATCGCAGAAGCAGGGCATGAGCTCGGAAATCATTCCTATACGCATCCGGATATGAGTAAAATTAGTAGCAGTAAGATTCACGAGGAAATAGTAAAGACAAATGATGTCATTGAAGCAACAACTGGAGAGCAAGTCACATTATTAGCGCCACCAAGTGGGTATTTTAATAATGAGGTAGTAAAAATTGCCGATCAGCAGAACCTTAAAACAGTAATATGGTCTGTAGATACGATTGATTGGCAAAAACCGAGTCCAGATACTTTACTCCAAAGAGTACTAGGAAAAATCCATAATGGAGCGCTCATTCTTATGCATCCAACAGAGGTTACCACTAACAGTCTTGAACGACTAATTATTGAAATTGATAAAAAGGGGTATAAAATCGATACCGTCAGTGACATGCTTAGTGAAGAAAGAGAAAGCTTTAATACAAAAAAATAG